The following proteins come from a genomic window of Nocardiopsis sp. YSL2:
- a CDS encoding LysE family translocator, with amino-acid sequence MATASIAGFWAVSVLLVLVPGADWAYAIASGLRDRSVLPAVGGLMVGYAVLTAVVAAGVAALIASTPAVLTALTALGALYLTWLGVGTLRRPPVPAASGGTGPAASWARRVLVGAGTSGLNPKGLLLFLALLPQFTDQGGDWPPAAQIGALGLVHTLSCGAVYACVGVLARTVLHARPAAARAVARTSGAAMIVIGVGLLVERLVG; translated from the coding sequence ATGGCCACCGCGTCCATCGCCGGATTCTGGGCGGTCTCCGTCCTCCTCGTCCTTGTCCCGGGGGCCGACTGGGCCTACGCCATCGCCTCCGGTCTGCGCGACCGCTCGGTCCTGCCCGCCGTCGGCGGCCTCATGGTCGGCTACGCCGTCCTGACCGCCGTGGTCGCCGCGGGTGTGGCCGCCCTCATCGCGAGCACTCCGGCGGTGCTCACCGCACTGACCGCCCTGGGTGCCCTCTACCTGACCTGGCTGGGCGTGGGTACGCTGCGCCGCCCGCCGGTGCCGGCGGCCTCGGGCGGGACCGGCCCGGCCGCCTCGTGGGCACGGCGGGTCCTCGTCGGCGCGGGCACCAGCGGCCTCAACCCCAAGGGGCTCCTGCTCTTCCTGGCCCTGCTGCCGCAGTTCACCGACCAGGGCGGCGACTGGCCGCCCGCCGCCCAGATCGGCGCGCTGGGCCTGGTGCACACCCTCAGCTGCGGCGCGGTGTACGCCTGTGTGGGCGTACTGGCGCGCACGGTGCTGCACGCCCGGCCGGCGGCGGCCCGTGCGGTCGCCCGTACGTCGGGGGCGGCGATGATCGTGATCGGGGTGGGTCTGCTGGTGGAACGGCTGGTCGGGTGA
- a CDS encoding Lrp/AsnC family transcriptional regulator: protein MDDVDRKILAELQADGRLSVTDLAARVRLSVSPCHRRLRELERSGVISGYRAVVDAEAVGLGFQALVFVTMRQEDRDTVSAFEEAVAAIPQVLQAERLFGDPDYLLRVVSADLAAFRELYDESLAALPGVQHLSSTLVMKHVVRARPMPA, encoded by the coding sequence ATGGACGATGTTGACCGCAAGATCCTTGCCGAGCTCCAGGCCGACGGCCGGTTGAGCGTCACCGACCTGGCCGCCCGCGTGCGGCTCAGCGTCTCGCCGTGCCACCGGCGGCTGCGCGAACTCGAACGCTCCGGCGTGATCAGCGGCTACCGCGCCGTCGTCGACGCCGAGGCCGTCGGCCTGGGCTTCCAGGCACTCGTCTTCGTCACCATGCGCCAGGAGGACCGGGACACCGTCTCGGCGTTCGAGGAGGCGGTCGCCGCGATCCCGCAGGTCCTGCAGGCCGAGCGCCTCTTCGGCGACCCCGACTACCTGCTGCGCGTGGTCAGCGCCGACCTGGCCGCCTTCCGCGAGCTCTACGACGAGTCGCTGGCCGCCCTGCCGGGAGTCCAGCACCTCAGTTCCACGCTCGTGATGAAGCACGTCGTCCGCGCCCGGCCGATGCCCGCCTGA
- a CDS encoding pyridoxamine 5'-phosphate oxidase family protein has translation MAKTFDTITDRMARFLLAQPVFFVGTAPLDGDGHVNVSPKGMSGTFAVLGDRRAAYLDYTGSGTETIAHLRENGRIVLMFCAFDGPPSIVRLHGRGRVVLPSDPGFDDLRAHFPKERTTGQRSVVVVDIERISDSCGFSVPLMDLRGDRDLLDRHHERQGPDFFPGYWHERNAASIDGLPGVPPAPVD, from the coding sequence ATGGCCAAGACCTTCGACACCATCACCGACCGGATGGCGCGCTTCCTCCTCGCCCAGCCGGTGTTCTTCGTCGGAACCGCCCCACTGGACGGCGACGGCCACGTCAACGTCTCCCCCAAGGGGATGAGCGGCACCTTCGCCGTCCTGGGCGACCGCAGAGCGGCCTATCTCGACTACACGGGCTCCGGTACCGAGACCATCGCCCACCTGCGTGAGAACGGCCGCATCGTGCTGATGTTCTGCGCCTTCGACGGGCCGCCCAGCATCGTGCGCCTGCACGGCCGGGGCCGTGTCGTCCTGCCCTCCGACCCCGGGTTCGACGACCTGCGCGCCCACTTCCCCAAGGAGCGCACGACCGGCCAGCGCTCGGTCGTCGTGGTCGATATCGAGCGCATCTCCGACTCGTGCGGATTCTCCGTACCGCTGATGGACCTGCGCGGTGACCGCGACCTGCTGGACCGCCATCACGAGCGCCAGGGCCCCGACTTCTTCCCCGGCTACTGGCACGAACGCAACGCCGCCAGCATCGACGGCCTGCCCGGCGTTCCCCCGGCGCCGGTCGACTGA
- a CDS encoding alkaline phosphatase, giving the protein MSGTVTSPHGSPAPTPVTSSARAASASALAATRRQVLVGGAVGLGAAALAGVGAPAVHAGTAPRSRSRVSDPFTLGVASGDPLPDGVVLWTRLAPDPLAEDGRGGMPDRRAQVLWQVSENEDFRGVAASGRVETGPEAAHSVHVEVNGLRPGADYFYRFRTGNEISPVGRTRTAPAPGSSPERFAFAFASCQNYTQGHYTAQGHMAQEDLDLVAFLGDYIYEGGGQGTIGRGHLPAHETTSLADYRIRHAQYKTDEGLQAAHAAFPWAVVFDDHEVENNWADETSYGEDVDPREFLRRRARAFQAYYEHMPLRSAQRPDGPDLRLFRRLSYGDLLDLYLLDTRQYRSVQVEDGERDDPGRTLLGQRQREWLFEGLANSRARWNVLAQQVFFSQRDFADGDGTNYSDDAWDNYRVERDSVRDRLADAANPVVVTGDVHANYVCDVKADFGDPDSATVATELVGTSFTSGGDGLDQRPTDAVQLQENPHIHYINRRRGYVRNVVTPTEWTVDYRAVDYVSEPGAPVRDLARFVVDAGTPGVRPRG; this is encoded by the coding sequence ATGTCCGGTACCGTCACCTCCCCCCACGGCTCCCCCGCCCCCACTCCTGTCACGTCCTCCGCCCGCGCCGCGTCCGCATCCGCGCTCGCCGCGACCCGCCGCCAGGTCCTGGTCGGCGGAGCCGTCGGCCTGGGCGCCGCCGCCCTGGCGGGCGTCGGCGCGCCCGCCGTCCACGCCGGTACCGCGCCCCGGTCGCGCTCACGCGTGTCCGACCCCTTCACCCTCGGCGTCGCCTCCGGTGACCCGCTCCCCGACGGTGTCGTGCTCTGGACCCGCCTGGCCCCCGACCCCCTCGCCGAGGACGGCCGGGGCGGCATGCCCGACCGGCGGGCCCAGGTGCTCTGGCAGGTGTCCGAGAACGAGGACTTCCGCGGCGTCGCCGCCTCCGGACGCGTCGAGACCGGCCCCGAGGCGGCGCACTCGGTCCACGTGGAGGTCAACGGCCTGCGCCCCGGAGCGGACTACTTCTACCGGTTCCGCACGGGCAACGAGATCAGCCCGGTCGGCCGGACCAGGACCGCCCCGGCGCCGGGCTCCTCCCCTGAGCGGTTCGCCTTCGCGTTCGCCAGCTGCCAGAACTACACCCAGGGCCACTACACCGCCCAGGGCCACATGGCACAGGAGGACCTGGACCTGGTGGCCTTCCTCGGCGACTACATCTACGAGGGCGGCGGCCAGGGCACCATCGGACGCGGCCACCTGCCCGCCCACGAGACCACCTCGCTGGCCGACTACCGGATCAGGCACGCCCAGTACAAGACCGACGAGGGCCTGCAGGCCGCGCACGCCGCCTTCCCCTGGGCCGTGGTCTTCGACGACCACGAGGTGGAGAACAACTGGGCGGACGAGACCTCCTACGGGGAGGACGTGGACCCCCGCGAGTTCCTGCGCCGGCGCGCACGCGCCTTCCAGGCCTACTACGAGCACATGCCGCTGCGCTCGGCCCAGCGCCCGGACGGGCCGGACCTGCGGCTGTTCCGCCGGCTCTCCTACGGCGACCTCCTCGACCTGTACCTGCTCGACACCCGCCAGTACCGCAGCGTCCAGGTCGAGGACGGCGAACGCGACGACCCCGGGCGGACGCTGCTCGGACAGCGGCAGCGGGAGTGGCTCTTCGAGGGCCTGGCGAACTCGCGTGCGCGGTGGAACGTCCTGGCCCAGCAGGTGTTCTTCTCCCAGCGCGACTTCGCCGACGGCGACGGGACCAACTACAGCGACGACGCCTGGGACAACTACCGGGTCGAGCGCGACAGCGTCCGCGACCGGCTCGCCGACGCCGCCAACCCGGTCGTGGTCACCGGAGACGTGCACGCCAACTACGTCTGCGACGTCAAGGCCGACTTCGGGGACCCGGACTCGGCGACGGTGGCCACCGAACTGGTGGGGACGTCCTTCACCAGCGGCGGCGACGGACTGGACCAGCGCCCCACGGACGCCGTCCAGCTCCAGGAGAACCCGCACATCCACTACATCAACCGCCGCCGCGGCTACGTGCGCAACGTGGTCACACCCACCGAGTGGACCGTCGACTACAGGGCCGTGGACTACGTGAGCGAGCCCGGGGCCCCGGTCCGCGACCTGGCCCGGTTCGTCGTCGACGCGGGCACTCCCGGCGTGCGCCCGCGCGGCTGA
- a CDS encoding metal-dependent transcriptional regulator gives MGDTPTRPSTSAEDYVKVIYDLQERGTGPVTISGMAERLSVSNSSVSGMLRKLSDTGLVEHQRYGAVSLTEPGTRVALAVLRRHRLLETYLVAELGYSWDEVHDEAEILEHVVSDKFVDRIAAHLGDPVVDPHGDPIPTREGDIVERESFLLAEAEQGTRGVIVRVNDTDPDLLRYLADIDIGIGMTVEVLKRQTFAGSLQIAVRPAEGAPERPQDLGLVAAEALWISPDAK, from the coding sequence ATGGGAGACACACCGACACGACCGTCCACGTCGGCGGAGGACTACGTGAAGGTCATCTACGACCTCCAGGAGCGCGGCACCGGCCCGGTGACGATCTCCGGGATGGCCGAACGCCTGTCGGTGTCCAACTCCTCGGTCTCGGGCATGCTCCGCAAGTTGAGCGACACGGGCCTGGTGGAGCACCAGCGCTACGGCGCGGTCAGCCTCACCGAGCCCGGCACCCGCGTTGCGCTCGCCGTCCTGCGGCGGCACCGGCTGCTGGAGACCTACCTCGTCGCCGAGCTCGGCTACTCCTGGGACGAGGTGCACGACGAGGCCGAGATCCTCGAACACGTGGTGTCGGACAAGTTCGTCGACCGGATCGCCGCGCACCTGGGCGACCCGGTCGTGGACCCGCACGGCGACCCCATCCCCACCCGCGAGGGCGACATCGTCGAACGGGAGTCCTTCCTGCTGGCGGAGGCCGAGCAGGGCACCCGCGGCGTGATCGTGCGCGTCAACGACACCGACCCCGACCTGCTGCGCTACCTCGCCGACATCGACATCGGCATCGGGATGACCGTGGAGGTCCTCAAACGCCAGACCTTCGCCGGATCGCTGCAGATCGCCGTACGCCCCGCCGAGGGCGCGCCCGAGCGGCCCCAGGACCTGGGTCTGGTCGCCGCCGAGGCGCTGTGGATCAGCCCGGACGCCAAGTAG
- a CDS encoding helix-turn-helix transcriptional regulator, whose product MDGVRIRCHTGGGRGRDQSSSGPRAHRHQLAQTRKCHGLTQWDIADALGVSAARVCRIEHGEVSSFEVVARFVEALGGRLELVAGFGDHTLRTPVSDPGTGTAA is encoded by the coding sequence GTGGACGGTGTCAGGATCCGGTGTCACACCGGAGGAGGTCGAGGCCGGGACCAGTCGTCTTCTGGCCCAAGAGCCCACAGGCACCAGCTCGCACAGACGCGCAAGTGCCACGGGCTGACCCAGTGGGACATCGCCGATGCCCTGGGGGTCAGCGCCGCCCGTGTCTGTCGGATCGAACACGGTGAAGTGTCGTCGTTCGAGGTCGTCGCGCGCTTTGTAGAAGCTCTCGGCGGACGTCTCGAACTCGTCGCCGGCTTCGGTGACCACACGCTGCGGACACCCGTCAGCGACCCGGGGACGGGGACAGCGGCCTGA
- a CDS encoding 5-methyltetrahydropteroyltriglutamate--homocysteine S-methyltransferase, which produces MPPTSLPPFRADHVGSLLRPERLLTARRDHADGTIGADELRAVEDECVREVVRMQEDVGLRSATDGEFRRSSWHMDFLYQLGGVSKVQDHLTVTFHNDSGDIEFTPSGLRIAERIRSEGTIFGDAFSFLAGTVTRTTPKLTIPSPSMVHYRGGSAAIDPAVYPDQEEFWADLSAAYAAQVRGLGELGCTYLQLDDTSLAYLNDPDQRGMLDGRGDDSDRLHVRYVRQMNAALADRPEGMRVTTHMCRGNFRSSWVARGGYDHVAEELFNELAVDGFFLEFDDERSGGFEPLRFVPEGKFVVLGLVTTKRGELESKDELKRRIEEAARHVPLEQLCLSPQCGFSSTFEGNDLTYDEQVAKLRLIVETAEEVWG; this is translated from the coding sequence ATGCCACCCACGTCACTGCCGCCCTTCCGCGCCGACCACGTCGGCAGCCTCCTGCGCCCCGAGCGCCTGCTCACCGCTCGCCGCGACCATGCCGACGGAACCATCGGAGCCGACGAGCTGCGCGCGGTCGAGGACGAGTGCGTCCGCGAGGTCGTGCGCATGCAGGAGGACGTCGGCCTGCGCAGTGCCACCGACGGCGAGTTCCGCCGCTCCTCGTGGCACATGGACTTCCTCTATCAGCTGGGCGGGGTCTCCAAGGTCCAGGACCACCTCACCGTCACCTTCCACAACGACAGCGGCGACATCGAGTTCACCCCCTCGGGCCTGCGCATCGCCGAGCGCATCCGCTCCGAGGGCACGATCTTCGGCGACGCGTTCTCGTTCCTGGCCGGGACGGTCACCCGCACCACCCCGAAACTGACCATCCCCTCGCCGAGCATGGTGCACTACCGGGGCGGGTCGGCCGCGATCGATCCCGCCGTCTACCCGGACCAGGAGGAGTTCTGGGCCGACCTGTCGGCCGCCTACGCCGCGCAGGTCCGCGGCCTGGGCGAACTGGGCTGCACCTACCTCCAGCTCGACGACACCAGCCTGGCCTACCTCAACGACCCCGACCAGCGGGGCATGCTCGACGGGCGCGGCGACGACAGCGACCGGCTGCACGTGCGCTACGTCCGGCAGATGAACGCGGCGCTGGCCGACCGCCCCGAGGGGATGCGGGTCACCACCCACATGTGCCGGGGCAACTTCCGCTCCTCCTGGGTGGCGCGCGGCGGCTACGACCACGTCGCCGAGGAACTGTTCAACGAACTGGCGGTCGACGGCTTCTTCCTGGAGTTCGACGACGAGCGCTCGGGCGGGTTCGAGCCGCTGCGCTTCGTCCCCGAGGGCAAGTTCGTCGTTCTGGGGCTGGTCACCACCAAGCGGGGCGAACTGGAGAGCAAGGACGAGCTCAAGCGGCGTATCGAGGAGGCCGCCCGCCACGTCCCGCTGGAGCAGCTGTGCCTGTCGCCCCAGTGCGGGTTCTCGTCCACCTTCGAGGGCAACGACCTCACCTACGACGAGCAGGTCGCCAAGCTGCGGCTGATCGTGGAGACCGCCGAGGAGGTCTGGGGGTGA
- a CDS encoding thiamine pyrophosphate-dependent enzyme, protein MPDHRRSPGIVRDHTLRLLRELGLTTVFANPGSTEVPFLVDLPDDIDFVLGLHEGSVVGMATGWALARERPALVQLHTTAGLGNAVGALATARANRAPLVVLVGQQDRRHLAHEPFLAGRLEGLAGDYPLAVHQPVRAQDVPGAVARAHHEAVQGRGPVLVVVCMDDWARPMDPDQPRAAPGRVARPLHVAPDDAAATEIAAFLDGARSPALVVGAGADSAPAWRALTELAERLSAPVFQESFGARAGFPQDHPLFAGHLPAERSQLRAALRGHDAVLVVGAPALRQYIYADGPLVDAGTRLAMVGDDPGEAHRGAADLAVIAPVAPFTAAVAALVGQRPQAPAPSRSAPDPAQDVPAPPAEGEPLRPAHVLAALAERVGADTAVVEEAPSSRPRLHRLLPARAPLGFLSAAMGGLGFALPAATGLRMAAPNRPVVAVVGDGSALYQVQALWSAARYRVGVLFVVLSNGRYAVMDRLAEHGGGKAPWPDFPEVSLAALARGLGCPAVEVATHTGLCRALDEATAGLAERDTPLLLDVTVAPDPDFAP, encoded by the coding sequence GTGCCCGACCACCGCCGCTCCCCTGGGATCGTCCGCGACCACACGCTGCGACTCCTGCGCGAACTCGGCCTGACCACGGTCTTCGCCAACCCCGGATCCACCGAGGTCCCCTTCCTGGTGGACCTGCCCGACGACATCGACTTCGTCCTCGGCCTGCACGAGGGCTCCGTCGTGGGCATGGCCACCGGGTGGGCCCTGGCCCGCGAGCGCCCCGCGCTCGTCCAACTGCACACCACCGCCGGACTGGGCAACGCCGTCGGCGCACTGGCCACCGCCAGGGCCAACCGTGCCCCGCTCGTGGTCCTGGTCGGCCAGCAGGACCGGCGCCACCTCGCCCACGAGCCCTTCCTGGCCGGCCGCCTGGAGGGCCTGGCCGGGGACTACCCCCTCGCCGTCCACCAGCCGGTGCGCGCCCAGGACGTGCCCGGTGCCGTGGCCCGCGCCCACCACGAGGCCGTCCAGGGGCGCGGACCCGTGCTCGTCGTGGTCTGTATGGACGACTGGGCCCGGCCGATGGACCCGGACCAGCCCCGCGCGGCCCCCGGCCGGGTGGCGCGCCCGCTGCACGTGGCCCCCGACGACGCGGCCGCCACCGAGATCGCCGCCTTCCTGGACGGGGCACGCTCCCCGGCACTGGTGGTGGGCGCGGGCGCCGACAGCGCCCCCGCCTGGCGGGCCCTGACCGAACTCGCCGAGCGGCTGAGCGCACCGGTCTTCCAGGAGAGCTTCGGCGCCCGCGCCGGATTCCCCCAGGACCACCCGCTCTTCGCCGGCCACCTGCCGGCCGAGCGCTCCCAGCTGCGCGCCGCCCTGCGCGGACACGACGCCGTCCTGGTGGTCGGCGCCCCCGCGCTGCGCCAGTACATCTACGCCGACGGGCCCCTCGTCGACGCCGGGACCCGGTTGGCCATGGTCGGTGACGACCCCGGTGAGGCCCACCGCGGCGCGGCCGACCTCGCCGTCATCGCCCCCGTGGCCCCCTTCACGGCCGCGGTGGCCGCCCTGGTGGGCCAACGGCCGCAGGCGCCCGCGCCGAGTCGTTCCGCCCCGGACCCGGCCCAGGACGTCCCGGCGCCGCCCGCCGAGGGCGAGCCCCTGCGTCCGGCGCACGTCCTGGCGGCGCTGGCCGAACGGGTCGGCGCGGACACCGCCGTGGTCGAGGAGGCGCCCTCCAGCCGCCCGCGGCTGCACCGCCTGCTGCCCGCCCGGGCGCCGCTGGGCTTCCTGTCGGCGGCCATGGGCGGGTTGGGCTTCGCCCTGCCCGCGGCGACCGGCCTGCGCATGGCCGCCCCGAACCGCCCGGTGGTGGCCGTGGTCGGCGACGGTTCGGCCCTCTACCAGGTCCAGGCCCTGTGGAGCGCCGCCCGCTACCGAGTCGGGGTGCTCTTCGTCGTGCTCTCCAACGGCCGCTACGCCGTGATGGACCGCCTGGCCGAGCACGGCGGCGGCAAAGCGCCCTGGCCGGACTTCCCCGAGGTGTCCCTGGCCGCGCTGGCCCGCGGGCTGGGCTGCCCGGCCGTGGAGGTCGCCACGCACACCGGGCTGTGCCGCGCGCTGGACGAGGCCACCGCCGGCCTGGCCGAGCGCGACACCCCGCTGCTCCTGGACGTCACCGTCGCCCCCGATCCCGACTTCGCACCCTGA
- a CDS encoding ABC transporter substrate-binding protein, which translates to MRPHPTALGAAAVLLLATACSGADRDGTGDGELREVTAGAIPIVDVAPLHLGVEQGFFADRGIDLTIEPGSGGAAAIPGVISGNFEFAFGNVVSLMVARDNDMPLKVFSNGVATNGEQGADFSGVFVLDDSPVETAADLEGLTVAANNLLNIGDTTVRESVRQAGGDPSTVEFVEMALPDMAPALENEQVDAIWLVEPFTTMAIGAGHREIASNFVDTHPELTVATYFTSEQMIAEEPELIDDLDAALRESLAYAEANPDEVRRIVTTYTEIDEELLDEVRMPRWPAEVNEESIGVLAELMVEDGIVDSAPDLTALYR; encoded by the coding sequence ATGCGTCCACACCCGACCGCCCTCGGCGCCGCCGCCGTCCTGCTCCTCGCCACGGCCTGCAGTGGCGCGGACCGGGACGGGACCGGCGACGGAGAACTGCGCGAGGTCACCGCCGGGGCCATCCCCATCGTCGACGTCGCGCCCCTGCACCTGGGCGTGGAACAGGGGTTCTTCGCCGACCGGGGCATCGACCTGACCATCGAGCCCGGATCGGGCGGGGCCGCCGCCATCCCCGGCGTCATCAGCGGCAACTTCGAGTTCGCCTTCGGCAACGTCGTCTCCCTGATGGTCGCCCGCGACAACGACATGCCCCTGAAGGTCTTCTCCAACGGCGTGGCCACCAACGGAGAGCAGGGCGCCGACTTCAGCGGCGTGTTCGTCCTCGACGACAGCCCCGTGGAGACCGCCGCCGATCTCGAGGGCCTCACCGTGGCCGCCAACAACCTGCTCAACATCGGCGACACGACCGTCCGCGAGTCCGTGCGCCAGGCCGGCGGCGATCCCTCCACCGTCGAGTTCGTCGAGATGGCCCTGCCCGACATGGCCCCCGCGCTGGAGAACGAGCAGGTCGACGCCATCTGGCTGGTCGAGCCGTTCACCACCATGGCCATCGGGGCCGGCCACCGCGAGATCGCCTCCAACTTCGTCGACACCCACCCCGAACTGACCGTGGCGACCTACTTCACCTCCGAGCAGATGATCGCCGAGGAGCCCGAGCTCATCGACGACCTCGACGCCGCCCTGCGCGAGTCCCTGGCCTACGCCGAGGCCAACCCCGACGAGGTCCGCCGCATCGTCACCACCTACACCGAGATCGACGAGGAGCTCCTGGACGAGGTCCGGATGCCCCGCTGGCCCGCGGAGGTCAACGAGGAGTCCATCGGTGTCCTGGCCGAGCTGATGGTCGAGGACGGGATCGTGGACTCCGCACCCGACCTGACCGCCCTGTACCGCTGA
- a CDS encoding Tn3 family transposase, whose translation MFTLATLFGFDLMPRIRNFADLTFFRASDKVICPSTDELYGERGHNVIDWKLIQRHWRDLMQVAASISQGRLSSAAGQAAEGVRSPASTEAGRRGPVIRPGHPARCHARAVPARNASHAPADADTG comes from the coding sequence GTGTTCACCCTGGCCACCCTGTTCGGGTTCGACCTGATGCCCCGGATCCGCAACTTCGCCGACCTCACGTTCTTCCGTGCTTCGGACAAGGTGATCTGCCCGAGCACGGACGAGCTGTACGGGGAGCGGGGGCACAACGTCATCGACTGGAAGCTGATCCAGCGACACTGGCGCGACCTGATGCAGGTCGCCGCCTCCATCAGCCAGGGGCGGCTCTCCTCGGCGGCGGGCCAGGCGGCCGAGGGCGTCCGCTCACCGGCAAGCACCGAGGCCGGTCGACGGGGCCCGGTCATCCGGCCAGGGCACCCGGCTCGGTGCCATGCGCGGGCGGTGCCGGCGCGGAACGCCTCGCACGCCCCGGCGGACGCGGACACCGGGTGA
- a CDS encoding helix-turn-helix transcriptional regulator — MRRAHHPVTEELSLPDVMAALSDPLRIGLVRVLADGAERGWGELRAPVAKSTLSHHLRVLRDAGVTRTRQEGTRCFVTLRRQDLDERFPGLVGALLGAAGAEDVGGGVHLAPGAGSSAACR, encoded by the coding sequence ATGAGACGCGCACACCACCCGGTGACCGAGGAACTGTCGTTGCCCGACGTGATGGCGGCGCTCAGCGACCCGTTGCGCATCGGGCTCGTTCGGGTGCTCGCCGACGGCGCCGAACGCGGCTGGGGGGAGTTGCGGGCGCCGGTGGCCAAGTCGACGCTCAGCCACCACCTGCGGGTCCTGCGCGATGCGGGGGTGACCCGCACCCGCCAGGAGGGCACCCGCTGCTTCGTCACGCTGCGCCGCCAGGACCTGGATGAGCGCTTCCCCGGACTGGTCGGGGCCCTGTTGGGGGCGGCCGGCGCCGAGGACGTGGGCGGCGGCGTCCACCTCGCCCCCGGCGCCGGCTCCTCGGCCGCTTGCCGCTGA
- a CDS encoding SDR family NAD(P)-dependent oxidoreductase, whose protein sequence is MSEPQQHQHTDLTGRVAIVTGAGSGIGRATAIALARAGARVLGVGRRHEALQATAAHHPGIAAHPADLRAPDAPAQVAQAATQRWGRIDVLVNNAGATAMMPLADTDADRVAALFALNVTAPSLLAAAALPYLRDQRGTIVNVSSTYGHRPMPGAAHYAASKAAIEQLTRCWALELAPDGVRVNALAPGPTESEALSAAGLTEADAARVKESEAAQIPLGRRGEPDEVAQWVLRLADPGTTWLTGQVLTIDGGLELT, encoded by the coding sequence TTGAGCGAGCCGCAGCAGCACCAGCACACCGACCTCACCGGCCGGGTCGCCATCGTCACCGGGGCCGGGTCGGGCATCGGCCGCGCCACCGCGATCGCCCTGGCCCGCGCCGGAGCCCGCGTCCTGGGGGTGGGCCGGCGCCACGAGGCGCTCCAGGCCACCGCCGCCCACCACCCCGGCATCGCCGCCCACCCCGCCGACCTCCGCGCCCCCGACGCCCCCGCCCAGGTGGCCCAGGCCGCGACGCAACGGTGGGGCCGCATCGACGTGCTCGTCAACAACGCCGGCGCCACCGCGATGATGCCGCTGGCCGACACCGACGCGGACCGCGTCGCCGCGCTGTTCGCGCTCAACGTCACCGCCCCCAGCCTCCTGGCCGCCGCGGCCCTGCCGTACCTGCGCGACCAGAGGGGGACGATCGTCAACGTCTCCAGCACCTATGGCCACCGGCCGATGCCCGGCGCCGCCCACTACGCGGCCTCCAAGGCAGCCATCGAGCAGTTGACGCGCTGCTGGGCGCTGGAGCTGGCCCCCGATGGGGTGCGGGTCAACGCCCTGGCGCCGGGCCCCACCGAGAGCGAGGCACTCTCGGCGGCCGGGCTCACCGAGGCCGACGCGGCCCGGGTCAAGGAGAGCGAGGCCGCGCAGATCCCGCTGGGCCGCCGCGGTGAACCCGACGAGGTCGCCCAGTGGGTGCTGCGGCTCGCCGACCCGGGCACGACCTGGCTCACCGGGCAGGTCCTCACCATCGACGGCGGCCTCGAACTCACCTGA